A window of Vigna unguiculata cultivar IT97K-499-35 chromosome 4, ASM411807v1, whole genome shotgun sequence contains these coding sequences:
- the LOC114180681 gene encoding vinorine synthase-like, giving the protein MEINITSRETIKPSVPTSAECKTLKLCLFDVFQLNTYFPLILFYSKTNNLKEFSDVSTQLKKSLSEALTIFYPLAGRRCDYFSIDCNDAGAIFMEASVNTTMKVFLKPPNLELLNQLLPCEANKCHPHEEVLPQLLVQVNKFQCGGIAIGLCNLHILLDAYSCSVFLKTWFAICKGSKEEISWPDFSSAASSFPPRNTTGVRAGMLNINKDSNIEENCTTRRFLFDDKAINELKSMSTCDETKPTRYEVVSSFISKHMIVAMKEDKTRPMVALHVVNMRKRMGEPFSRGAVGNLLWPALVVLEGVNKNTEIIDLVEILKEGLGKLTKDLFLKLQNDPGFLWSDECAELMLEGIAANKPISLVFTSWGNMGFNEVDFGCGKPLWLAQRGGTKESIPNTVILMETREGIEAWITMPEKHISILEHDVDFLLFALLNPSILI; this is encoded by the coding sequence ATGGAAATTAACATCACATCAAGAGAAACCATTAAACCATCAGTGCCAACTTCTGCAGAATGCAAAACCCTAAAATTATGCTTGTTTGATGTGTTTCAACTCAACACCTATTTTCCATTGATCCTTTTTTACAGCAAAACTAACAACCTTAAAGAATTCTCAGATGTCTCAACTCAGTTGAAGAAATCACTCTCTGAGGCACTAACAATTTTCTACCCTCTTGCAGGTAGAAGATGTGATTACTTTTCCATTGATTGCAACGATGCAGGTGCAATTTTCATGGAAGCTTCAGTGAACACCACCATGAAAGTGTTCTTAAAACCACCAAATCTAGAACTGCTAAACCAGTTACTTCCATGTGAGGCTAACAAGTGCCACCCTCACGAAGAAGTGTTGCCCCAGTTACTTGTTCAAGTAAACAAATTCCAATGTGGAGGAATAGCCATCGGGTTGTGCAACCTCCACATTCTCTTGGATGCATATTCTTGCAGTGTCTTCTTGAAAACCTGGTTTGCCATTTGCAAAGGGTCAAAGGAAGAAATCTCATGGCCAGATTTCTCTTCTGCTGCTTCTTCCTTCCCTCCAAGAAACACCACTGGTGTACGTGCTGGAATGTTGAATATAAACAAGGACTCGAACATAGAAGAAAACTGCACCACAAGAAGATTCTTGTTTGATGACAAAGCCATCAATGAGCTAAAATCCATGTCAACATGTGATGAAACAAAACCAACACGGTACGAGGTAGTATCTTCATTCATAAGCAAACATATGATTGTAGCAATGAAAGAGGACAAAACAAGACCAATGGTTGCATTGCATGTTGTGAACATGAGAAAAAGGATGGGGGAGCCTTTCTCAAGAGGTGCTGTTGGAAATTTGTTGTGGCCTGCATTGGTTGTTCTTGAGGGTGTGAACAAGAACACTGAGATCATAGATTTGGTTGAAATTCTAAAAGAAGGACTTGGAAAACTAACTAAGGATTTGTTTCTGAAACTGCAGAATGATCCTGGTTTTTTATGGAGTGATGAGTGTGCAGAACTAATGCTTGAAGGTATAGCAGCAAATAAACCAATCTCATTAGTGTTCACAAGTTGGGGTAATATGGGATTCAATGAAGTGGATTTTGGTTGTGGAAAACCTTTGTGGCTAGCTCAAAGAGGAGGTACTAAAGAAAGTATCCCAAACACAGTGATATTGATGGAAACAAGAGAGGGAATAGAGGCATGGATCACAATGCCAGAGAAACATATAAGTATTTTGGAACATGATGTGGACTTCCTTCTATTTGCATTGCTTAATCCTAGTATTTTAATCTAA